In one Lolium rigidum isolate FL_2022 chromosome 3, APGP_CSIRO_Lrig_0.1, whole genome shotgun sequence genomic region, the following are encoded:
- the LOC124700414 gene encoding GDP-mannose transporter GONST1-like isoform X2 — translation MMRSFSAGEIDLEDLKTSKDKDRPSGSLRLPKIQNHSLLSGLAYCIASCSMILVNKFVLSGYGFNAGISLMVYQNIVSVIIVSTLSLSGVIPTEPLTWKLIKVWLPVNIIFVGMLITSMFSLKYINVAMLTILKNVANVLTASGETYFFKKQHDRQVWISLTLMIISAIAGGITDLSFNAVGYTWQIINCVLTASYSLTLRHVMDSAKEATRSGNLNELSMVLLNNVLSLPLGVILVLGFNEVEYLLETPLLRMPMFWLVITASGVLGLAISFTSMWFLRQTSATTYSLVGSLNKIPLSISGIILFKVHTSMQNSISILFGLLAGVFFARAKLRGNSQS, via the exons ATGATGAGGTCCTTCTCTGCTGGTGAGATTGACTTGGAAGATTTAAAGACCTCAAAAGATAAAGATAGACCTTCAGGATCCCTTAGGCTCCCAAAAATTCAGAATCACTCTCTTCTATCTGGTCTTGCTTACTGCATAGCATCCTGTAGCATGATTTTAGTTAATAAGTTTGTTTTGTCTGGCTATGGTTTCAATGCTGGGATATCTCTGATGGTTTACCAG AACATTGTATCCGTGATCATAGTTTCCACACTGTCCCTCTCTGGTGTTATCCCAACTGAACCATTAACGTGGAAGTTAATCAAAGTTTGGTTGCCTGTGAACATCATATTTGTCGGAATGCTAATTACAAGCATGTTTAG TCTGAAGTACATCAATGTTGCAATGTTGACCATATTAAAGAATGTCGCCAATGTTCTTACTGCTTCTGGGGAAACCTACTTCTTTAAGAAGCAGCATGATAGACAAGTTTGGATTTCTCTCACGTTGATG ATAATTTCAGCCATTGCTGGAGGAATAACAGACCTGTCATTTAACGCAGTTGGCTATACATGGCAGATCATAAACTGTGTTTTAACAGCGTCATATTCG CTTACACTGCGGCATGTAATGGACAGTGCTAAGGAAGCCACCAGGTCTGGCAATTTGAATGAGCTTTCGATGGTTTTACTGAATAACGTTCTATCACTACCATTGGGAGTTATCCTCGTGCTTGGTTTTAATGAAGTGGAGTACCTGTTGGAAAC GCCTCTCCTGAGGATGCCTATGTTTTGGCTAGTCATCACTGCTAGTGGAGTTTTGGGTCTTGCTATCAGCTTTACTTCGATGTGGTTTCTTCGTCAGACAAGCGCAACAACATATAG TCTTGTAGGTTCCCTGAACAAGATCCCTCTCTCTATTTCCGGAATAATTCTCTTCAAAGTCCACACAAGCATGCAGAATTCCATCAGCATTCTGTTCG GCCTACTAGCAGGAGTATTTTTCGCCAGGGCGAAGTTGCGGGGCAACTCCCAGTCCTAG
- the LOC124700415 gene encoding putative lipase ROG1, translating to MAQGDGGERRRGRRRWLPAACPRPGCFTVSAADEGPSGSGAEEEGSRPAPTHLVVTVNGIVGSADDWVYAAKHFIKKHPEDVVVHCSGCNSATRTFHGVDVMGRRLADEVISVVKCRPELKKISFVAHSLGGLIARYAIALLYENETATQTDCNEECEKDVNDARRNQPTDRGKIAGLEPMNFITFATPHLGTRSHKQMPLLRGSYRLEKMAFRMSWLAGRSGKHLFLKDIEEEKPPLLLQMVTDYGDLHFISALRSFKRRVAYSNVCGDFIVGWRTSSIRRQHELPKKQDFVNDSKYPHVVYVEKPKAQDVDFSDAMIYQAKTTSDMEEVMLKSLNRIPWERVDVSFKKSRQKIFAHSTIQVKTYFLNSDGADVIFHMIDHFIY from the exons ATGGCGCAGGGAGACGGCGGGGAGAGGagaagggggaggaggaggtggctgCCGGCGGCGTGCCCGCGGCCGGGGTGCTTCACGGTGTCCGCCGCCGACGAGGGGCCCTCGGGCTCCGGCGCCGAAGAGGAGGGGAGCAGGCCGGCGCCGACGCATCTCGTCGTCACGGTCAATGGGATCGTCGGCAG TGCAGATGATTGGGTTTACGCAGCAAAACATTTCATCAAAAAACACCCCGAGGATGTTGTAGTTCACT GTAGTGGATGCAACTCGGCAACTCGAACTTTTCATGGTGTTGATGTGATGGGAAGGAGATTAGCAGACGAG GTGATTTCAGTTGTTAAATGTAGACCAGAACTTAAGAAGATCTCCTTTGTTGCACACTCATTGGGTGGATTGATTGCAAGATACGCCATTGCATTACTATATGAGAATGAAACTGCTACACAAACTGATTGTAATGAAGAGTGTGAAAAGGATGTCAATGATGCTCGTAGGAATCAACCGACGGATCGAGGCAAGATTGCTGGTTTGGAGCCCATGAACTTTATAACTTTTGCAACACCACACCTTGGCACGAGATCACACAAGCAG ATGCCCCTTCTTCGCGGTTCCTATAGATTGGAAAAGATGGCTTTCCGTATGTCTTGGCTTGCTGGGAGAAGTGGAAAACATCTGTTTCTGAAGGATATTGAAGAGGAGAAGCCACCTTTACTTCTTCAAATGGTCACTGATTACGGAGATCTTCATTTCAT ATCAGCTCTTCGTTCTTTCAAGCGCCGTGTTGCTTACTCAAATGTTTGTGGCGATT TCATTGTTGGCTGGAGGACATCTTCAATACGCCGTCAACATGAACTTCCGAAA AAACAAGATTTTGTGAATGATAGTAAATATCCACATGTTGTATATGTGGAAAAACCAAAGGCTCAGGATGTTGATTTTTCGGATGCCATGATTTACCAAGCAAAAACAACAAGTGACATGGAAG AAGTGATGCTCAAGAGCCTGAATAGAATTCCTTGGGAAAGGGTAGATGTTAGCTTCAAGAAAAGTAGACAAAAGATTTTTGCTCATAGCACCATTCAG GTTAAGACCTATTTCTTGAATTCAGATGGGGCTGACGTGATTTTCCACATGATTGACCATTTTATTTATTGA